Proteins co-encoded in one Bradyrhizobium sp. 170 genomic window:
- a CDS encoding leucyl aminopeptidase family protein, with protein sequence MQSPFETVPDAAAIPIIFATKTTWTAIARELPEQARQFAAANDFTAKPGKCLTLPAPDGKIAQVVFGLEDESSKSRDLFRPGALPGLLPPGVYRFANAPHDVRLATLAFALGTYRFGRYRKNETPNVRLAPPDGIDVADIARMAEAAALARDLINTPSNDMGPEELAQAAQALATRFGAQFNCIVGDELVKQNFPLIHAVGMASTRAPRLIDLNWGDPAHPRVTLVGKGVCFDTGGLDLKPSSGMLIMKKDMGGAANVLALAQMVMDARLKVRLRVLIPAVENAVAGNAFRPLDIFKSRKGLNVEIGNTDAEGRLVLADALALADEEKPDLLVDLGTLTGAARVALGPELPPFYTHDETLAESVSAHAKRENDPLWRMPLWPPYDSWLDSKVADINNAPSGGFAGSITCALFLQRFVTDAKSWLHVDIYGWTPSAKPARPEGGECQAVRAIYKLLSERHA encoded by the coding sequence ATGCAATCCCCGTTCGAGACCGTACCCGACGCCGCTGCCATTCCGATCATTTTCGCCACCAAGACGACATGGACCGCGATCGCCCGGGAGCTTCCCGAGCAAGCCCGACAGTTTGCGGCGGCCAACGACTTCACCGCCAAGCCCGGCAAATGCCTGACGCTGCCCGCGCCCGACGGGAAGATCGCGCAGGTCGTGTTCGGCCTCGAAGACGAGAGCAGCAAGTCACGCGATCTGTTCCGGCCGGGCGCGCTGCCCGGCCTGCTGCCGCCGGGCGTCTATCGCTTTGCCAATGCGCCGCATGATGTGCGGCTCGCGACGCTGGCCTTTGCCCTTGGGACCTATCGGTTCGGCCGTTATCGCAAGAACGAAACGCCCAACGTCCGGCTGGCGCCGCCCGACGGCATCGATGTCGCCGATATCGCGCGGATGGCGGAGGCGGCAGCGCTTGCGCGCGACCTGATCAATACGCCGTCGAACGATATGGGCCCGGAAGAACTGGCGCAGGCTGCGCAAGCGTTGGCGACGCGGTTCGGCGCCCAGTTCAACTGCATCGTCGGCGACGAACTCGTGAAGCAGAACTTTCCGCTGATCCACGCCGTCGGCATGGCCTCGACGCGCGCCCCGCGCCTGATCGATCTGAACTGGGGCGATCCCGCCCATCCCAGGGTAACGCTGGTCGGCAAGGGCGTCTGCTTCGACACCGGCGGCCTTGACCTGAAGCCGTCCAGCGGCATGCTGATCATGAAAAAGGACATGGGCGGCGCCGCCAACGTGCTGGCGCTGGCGCAGATGGTGATGGATGCCAGGCTGAAGGTTCGGCTGCGCGTGCTGATCCCCGCGGTCGAGAACGCGGTGGCCGGTAACGCCTTCCGCCCGCTCGACATCTTCAAGTCGCGCAAGGGACTTAACGTGGAGATCGGCAACACCGACGCCGAGGGGCGGCTGGTGCTGGCCGATGCGCTGGCGCTGGCGGACGAGGAGAAGCCGGACTTGCTTGTCGACCTCGGCACCCTGACGGGTGCGGCGCGGGTGGCGCTGGGGCCGGAATTACCGCCCTTTTACACCCATGATGAGACGCTTGCCGAAAGCGTCTCAGCTCATGCGAAACGGGAGAACGATCCGTTGTGGCGAATGCCGCTGTGGCCGCCCTATGATTCCTGGCTGGATTCGAAGGTCGCCGACATCAACAACGCGCCGTCCGGCGGCTTTGCCGGCTCGATCACCTGCGCGCTGTTTTTGCAGCGCTTCGTGACGGATGCAAAGAGCTGGCTGCATGTCGATATCTATGGCTGGACGCCGTCCGCAAAACCCGCGCGCCCCGAAGGCGGCGAATGCCAGGCCGTGCGCGCCATCTACAAGCTGCTGAGCGAACGCCATGCATGA
- a CDS encoding NlpC/P60 family protein, whose product MHDPRLTPARPDLAAKYLEGKVKAARFVTGEEYCVRDAIAPLREAPSADAMLSTQALKGERVTIYNRDGEGFAWGQLNSDGYVGWIPDAALVRPAAAPTHKVTALRTFAFPGPSIKLPPVETLPMGARVTVVREDGGFAVTGEGWYLPRRHVGGLDAMEQDFVAVAERFAGTPYLWGGKSSLGIDCSGLVQVSLNAAGTGCPRDSDMQQDGLGRELSAAEMKTLQRGDLIFWKGHVAIVRDADSIVHANAHHMATVVENTQEAIARIKAAGSEVTAIRRL is encoded by the coding sequence ATGCATGATCCGCGCCTGACGCCGGCACGGCCGGACCTCGCCGCCAAATATCTCGAAGGCAAGGTGAAGGCCGCGCGCTTTGTCACCGGCGAAGAATACTGCGTGCGCGATGCCATCGCGCCGCTGCGCGAGGCGCCATCGGCAGATGCCATGCTGTCGACGCAGGCGCTGAAGGGCGAACGCGTCACGATCTACAATCGCGATGGCGAAGGCTTTGCCTGGGGCCAGCTTAACAGCGACGGCTATGTCGGCTGGATTCCGGATGCCGCACTGGTCAGGCCCGCTGCGGCTCCGACGCACAAGGTCACGGCGTTGCGGACGTTCGCGTTCCCGGGCCCCTCGATCAAGCTGCCGCCGGTCGAAACGCTGCCCATGGGTGCAAGGGTGACGGTCGTGCGTGAAGACGGCGGGTTCGCCGTAACGGGCGAGGGCTGGTATCTGCCGCGGCGGCATGTCGGCGGCCTCGACGCCATGGAGCAAGATTTCGTAGCAGTCGCGGAGCGATTTGCCGGCACGCCCTATCTATGGGGTGGCAAGAGTTCGCTCGGCATCGATTGCTCCGGTCTCGTCCAGGTTTCGCTGAACGCCGCCGGCACCGGCTGCCCGCGCGACAGCGACATGCAACAGGACGGCCTCGGGCGGGAATTGAGTGCTGCCGAGATGAAGACGCTGCAGCGCGGCGATTTGATCTTCTGGAAAGGCCACGTCGCGATCGTCCGCGACGCCGACAGCATCGTGCACGCCAACGCGCATCACATGGCGACGGTCGTGGAGAACACGCAGGAAGCGATCGCGCGGATCAAAGCGGCGGGCAGCGAAGTCACGGCGATAAGGCGGTTGTAG
- a CDS encoding type II secretion system F family protein: protein MIDFLISKMHDARFMTMLLAAIAASATAYTLIMPLFAGEGLAKRMKAVASERERLRQRERDRLAKSEKVSLRQTPKQLVSKVVEDFNLTKWLAQEAARDKLIMAGYRGQAPYVTFLFARAVTPIVLFIGAALYVFVITQMDKSLTVKIGICVAAAYLGLQAPMLFLKNAISKRQLSIKRAFPDALDLLLICIESGMSVEVAFRKVSTEIASQSIALSEEFSLTTAELSYLQDRKVAYENLAKRTGLEGVKSVCLALMQSERYGTPLGQSLRVMAQENRDMRMNEAEKKAAALPPKLTVPMILFFLPCLFIVILGPTYIKIQMMP from the coding sequence TCGCGGCGAGCGCGACCGCCTATACGCTGATCATGCCGCTGTTTGCCGGCGAAGGCCTCGCCAAGCGCATGAAGGCGGTTGCCAGCGAGCGCGAACGGCTCCGGCAGCGCGAGCGCGACCGCCTCGCCAAATCGGAAAAGGTGTCGCTGCGGCAAACCCCGAAGCAGCTCGTTTCCAAGGTGGTGGAAGATTTCAACCTGACCAAATGGCTGGCGCAGGAAGCCGCGCGCGACAAGCTGATCATGGCCGGCTATCGCGGCCAGGCGCCCTACGTCACGTTCCTGTTTGCCCGCGCGGTGACACCGATCGTGCTGTTTATCGGCGCGGCCCTCTACGTGTTCGTGATCACGCAGATGGACAAATCGCTGACGGTCAAGATCGGCATCTGCGTCGCCGCCGCCTATCTCGGGCTGCAGGCCCCGATGCTGTTCCTGAAGAACGCCATCAGCAAGCGCCAGCTCTCGATCAAGCGCGCCTTTCCCGACGCACTCGACCTGCTGCTGATCTGCATCGAGTCCGGCATGTCGGTCGAAGTCGCCTTCCGCAAGGTCTCCACCGAAATTGCATCGCAGTCGATCGCGCTGTCGGAGGAATTCTCGCTGACCACGGCCGAATTGTCCTACCTGCAGGACCGCAAGGTGGCCTACGAGAACCTCGCCAAGCGCACCGGCCTCGAGGGCGTAAAATCGGTCTGCCTGGCGCTGATGCAGTCGGAACGCTACGGCACCCCGCTCGGCCAGAGCCTGCGCGTGATGGCGCAGGAAAACCGCGACATGCGGATGAACGAAGCCGAGAAGAAGGCCGCCGCGCTGCCGCCGAAACTGACCGTGCCGATGATCCTGTTCTTCCTGCCGTGCCTGTTCATCGTCATTCTCGGACCGACCTACATCAAGATCCAGATGATGCCGTAA
- a CDS encoding tetratricopeptide repeat protein, with protein sequence MRRPSSHSRSLAGSLARFLSSAAVTAVLAAGLGGCQTMSDITGSLTSSSSSSSSKAPAVPEDPRRAVEVYGERYRANPKDAEAALGYGQALRATGQRAQAAAVLEQATIAHSGNKALLAAYGRALADNGNSQAAFDVLSRAHSPANPDWRILSVQGTTLDKMAKHEEARRYYATALKIVPEEPSVLSNLGLSYMLTRELPQAEETLRRAHSNPRADGRVRQNLALVVGLQGRFAEAETIAKGDLPADEATANVAYLREMLSRKDKDNSRPPGKQATVPVAALNRPD encoded by the coding sequence ATGCGTCGACCGTCCAGCCATTCCCGGTCTCTTGCCGGGTCTCTCGCTCGGTTCCTCTCCTCCGCGGCCGTGACGGCGGTTCTCGCCGCCGGCCTTGGCGGCTGCCAGACCATGTCCGACATAACGGGGTCGCTGACTTCATCGTCATCGTCATCGTCATCGAAGGCGCCAGCCGTTCCCGAAGATCCGCGCCGCGCGGTCGAGGTCTACGGCGAACGATATCGCGCCAATCCCAAGGATGCCGAGGCGGCGCTGGGATACGGCCAGGCGCTCCGCGCCACCGGCCAGCGGGCGCAGGCCGCCGCCGTGCTCGAGCAGGCCACCATCGCCCATTCCGGCAACAAGGCGCTGCTTGCCGCTTATGGCCGCGCGCTCGCCGACAACGGCAATTCGCAGGCGGCCTTCGACGTGCTCAGCCGCGCCCATTCGCCCGCCAATCCCGACTGGCGCATTCTTTCGGTGCAGGGCACCACGCTCGACAAGATGGCCAAGCACGAGGAGGCCCGCCGCTATTACGCGACCGCGCTGAAGATCGTGCCGGAAGAGCCTTCGGTGCTCTCCAATCTCGGTCTGTCCTACATGCTGACGCGGGAATTGCCGCAGGCCGAGGAAACGCTGCGGCGCGCCCATTCCAATCCCCGCGCCGACGGCAGGGTGCGGCAGAACCTGGCGCTCGTGGTCGGCCTGCAGGGCCGCTTCGCGGAAGCCGAGACCATCGCCAAGGGCGATCTGCCGGCCGACGAAGCGACCGCCAACGTGGCTTACTTGCGGGAAATGCTCAGCCGCAAGGACAAGGACAATTCGCGTCCTCCCGGCAAACAGGCGACCGTCCCGGTCGCGGCCCTCAACCGGCCGGACTAG